The following coding sequences lie in one Bordetella genomosp. 9 genomic window:
- a CDS encoding ATP-binding protein: MTQHDLDRCAEEPIRIPGAIQPFAALVLLAADDLRVLTRSANAEAMLGERLQAGRPLPHNAGPGWGSVLERLQHWAAGEDNGFSAPISIGASRMHVSGSRTAQGLLLEFEPDGDTQGTTLDALYPRLRDLLDDIQPAGAPEPILDRAVREMRRLTGFDRVLAYRFDADGNGTVLAEDGNGVLPSYLGHRFPAADVPAQARALYCQNRIRLIPDANYQPVPLSPPLIGPAQEPVDLTSANWRSVSPVHLEYMRNMGTLASMSVSLVIDEKLWGLISCHSAKPRLVGPQIRAASEFLGRIAAHHIGAHERIADHAHRIELKKIEIELVELLSRADSLRDGFMHRSSAWTRLLDADGAALVWQDEVQTVGKTPTDAQIRQIAQWLDERGIEQLYHTDRLALEWPGAGPFSDVASGLAAASISGLHMGYLLWFRPEIVRTVQWRGDPRKPMDPVSGRLHPRKSFELWQEEVRGRAAPWRRAEIDALGDFRTVVVNLILKRAEERAALSEQLQRSNVELESFSYSVSHDLRAPFRHIAGFAELLKRRETDKLDATSSRYIDNIMRAAVTAGRLVDDLLRFSHMGRAALSPTMLDMNKLVAEVRQAVEMSLPRQTVQWRIGDLPGAWGDPQYIRQVWYNLLENAVKYSSSRAQPIVTVTGENCGTFTVFTVADNGVGFDMAYAGKLFGVFQRLHRVEDFEGTGIGLALCKRIVEKHGGWIKGEGVIDQGAKFSFALPGQ, translated from the coding sequence GTGACCCAGCACGATCTCGACCGCTGCGCCGAAGAGCCGATCCGCATCCCCGGCGCCATCCAGCCATTTGCCGCGCTGGTCCTGCTTGCGGCGGACGACCTGCGCGTGCTCACCCGCAGCGCGAACGCCGAAGCCATGCTCGGCGAACGACTGCAGGCGGGCCGGCCGCTGCCGCACAATGCGGGGCCGGGATGGGGATCGGTCCTGGAGCGGCTGCAACACTGGGCCGCCGGAGAAGACAACGGCTTTTCCGCGCCGATATCGATCGGCGCAAGCCGTATGCACGTGTCCGGCTCGCGCACCGCCCAAGGCCTGCTGCTGGAATTCGAACCGGACGGCGACACCCAGGGCACGACGCTCGATGCCCTCTATCCGCGCTTGCGGGATCTGCTGGACGACATCCAGCCCGCCGGAGCGCCGGAGCCCATCCTCGATCGCGCGGTCCGCGAGATGCGCCGCCTGACCGGCTTCGACCGCGTGCTCGCCTACCGTTTCGACGCGGACGGCAACGGCACCGTCCTGGCCGAGGACGGCAACGGCGTCCTGCCTTCGTACCTCGGCCATCGCTTCCCGGCGGCCGATGTCCCGGCGCAGGCGCGTGCGCTGTACTGCCAGAATCGAATCCGCCTGATTCCGGACGCCAATTACCAGCCCGTGCCCCTGTCGCCGCCGCTGATCGGTCCCGCGCAGGAACCCGTGGACCTGACATCGGCAAACTGGCGCAGCGTCTCTCCCGTTCACCTGGAATACATGCGCAACATGGGCACGCTGGCGTCCATGTCGGTCTCGCTGGTCATCGACGAAAAGCTGTGGGGACTGATCTCCTGCCACAGTGCGAAGCCCCGCCTGGTCGGACCGCAAATCCGCGCCGCCAGCGAATTCCTGGGCCGCATCGCGGCGCACCACATCGGCGCGCACGAGCGCATCGCCGATCACGCCCACCGCATCGAACTCAAGAAAATCGAGATCGAACTGGTCGAGCTGCTGTCCCGCGCCGATTCCCTGCGCGACGGCTTCATGCACCGGTCGTCCGCATGGACGCGCCTGCTCGATGCCGACGGCGCGGCGCTGGTCTGGCAGGACGAGGTTCAGACGGTAGGCAAAACGCCCACGGACGCCCAGATCAGGCAGATCGCGCAATGGCTGGACGAGCGCGGCATCGAACAGCTTTACCACACCGACCGCCTGGCGCTGGAGTGGCCCGGGGCGGGCCCGTTTTCCGACGTCGCCAGCGGCCTGGCCGCGGCCTCCATTTCGGGGCTGCACATGGGCTATCTGCTGTGGTTCCGGCCGGAGATCGTCCGGACGGTCCAATGGCGCGGCGATCCCCGCAAGCCGATGGACCCTGTCTCGGGGCGCCTGCATCCGCGCAAGTCGTTCGAACTGTGGCAAGAGGAAGTCCGCGGCCGCGCGGCGCCATGGCGCCGTGCCGAGATCGATGCGCTTGGCGATTTCCGCACCGTGGTCGTCAACCTGATCCTGAAGCGCGCGGAGGAACGCGCCGCCTTGAGCGAGCAGCTGCAGCGCAGCAATGTGGAGCTGGAGTCCTTCTCCTACTCGGTGTCGCACGATCTGCGCGCGCCCTTCCGGCACATCGCGGGCTTCGCGGAACTGCTGAAGCGGCGCGAGACCGACAAGCTCGACGCCACGTCCAGCCGGTATATCGACAACATCATGCGGGCGGCGGTAACGGCCGGGCGCCTGGTCGACGACCTGTTGCGCTTTTCGCATATGGGCAGGGCTGCGCTCAGCCCCACGATGCTCGACATGAACAAGCTGGTGGCGGAGGTAAGGCAGGCGGTGGAAATGTCGCTGCCGCGGCAGACCGTCCAGTGGCGCATCGGGGACCTGCCTGGCGCCTGGGGCGACCCGCAATATATCCGCCAGGTCTGGTACAACCTGCTCGAGAACGCGGTCAAATATTCGAGCAGCCGTGCCCAGCCCATCGTGACGGTCACGGGAGAGAATTGCGGTACATTCACCGTGTTCACGGTTGCCGACAATGGCGTGGGTTTCGACATGGCGTATGCCGGCAAACTGTTCGGCGTATTCCAGCGCCTGCACCGTGTCGAAGACTTCGAAGGAACGGGCATCGGCCTGGCGCTGTGCAAGCGCATCGTCGAAAAGCACGGCGGCTGGATCAAGGGCGAAGGCGTCATCGACCAGGGGGCGAAATTCTCTTTCGCGCTGCCCGGCCAATAG
- a CDS encoding response regulator codes for MNDLRPILLVEDNPNDIELTLTALKQCNIANQVIVLRDGAEALDYVYRRGDYASRAAGEPAVILLDLKLPKVDGLEVLARIKSDADHKQIPIVMLTSSKEEKDLVRSYQSGVNSFVVKPVEFSEFFEAIRNLGMFWAILNQPPPPRRRGGAANDAQEPS; via the coding sequence ATGAACGACCTACGGCCGATTCTGCTGGTCGAAGACAATCCCAACGACATCGAACTGACGCTCACGGCGCTGAAGCAGTGCAACATCGCCAATCAGGTGATCGTGCTGCGCGACGGCGCCGAGGCGCTGGACTACGTGTATCGCCGCGGCGATTACGCGAGCCGGGCGGCCGGCGAGCCGGCCGTCATCCTGCTGGACCTGAAATTGCCGAAGGTGGACGGCCTGGAAGTGCTGGCGCGCATCAAGTCCGATGCCGACCACAAGCAGATCCCCATCGTGATGCTGACCTCGTCGAAGGAGGAAAAGGACCTGGTGCGCAGCTACCAGTCCGGCGTCAACTCCTTCGTGGTCAAGCCCGTCGAATTTTCCGAGTTCTTCGAAGCCATCCGCAATCTCGGAATGTTCTGGGCCATTCTCAACCAGCCGCCGCCGCCGCGCAGGCGGGGCGGCGCCGCCAATGACGCCCAGGAGCCGTCTTGA
- a CDS encoding response regulator, translated as MILLLEDNDLDAELMIHQLAESLPATPIRRVHDKRSYIEALGSDDVCLVVCDFSLPDIDGWEALLIAVAEKPEVPFIFVSGVIGEDLAVKALKAGATDYVLKQRLDRLGAAARRAMSEAEDRRARRLAEDALRDSEARFRALADSAPALIWETDAAGAVTFVNRHFEVMFGQSSDAMLGAGWHRIIYPPDLPMMRATFDKAIRDAAAFEQEARAVDANGRLRWLDCRAVPRVDHAGQFQGLTGINVDVTDAKLARDELEHMVLARTAELMQTNERLLDEMRQRADAEAARTRVEEQLRQAQKMEAFGQLTGGVAHDFNNFLTVILGNLETLERQLAEESGKPHDPHRVALALQHAKQGAQRAAALTQRLLAFARRQPLQPRRIDVNTLIAATAEILTRTLGEHVDLRSDLQADVWPIHVDPHMMESALLNLAVNARDAMPGGGEIVIETRNVVFDGRPPCPIDVAPGDYVRVSIRDTGTGIAPEILEKVFEPFFTTKDVGVGTGLGLSQVYGFVKQSGGHVAIDSTVGVGTAVHLHLPRYTGVEAQAGEGSADAALPAAKGEAILVVEDDEAVRAHSAAVLAELGYTVHQACDAASALQCLRAHPEIALLFTDVGLPKGFNGPDLAEAARRARPGLRVLYTSGYAEGRLTHGGQLPPGVALIPKPFTYTELARRVRTILDDGGFARDGAAPMESAADSGPTFGQDALYRHPADSAAAQTAPVAPAVLPAQTAQPAQPAQPAQAAQSASTTRTSTVLLVEDDELVRMLTTDALTGYGFEVVEADTAKAALASMKSGGIGAAIVDLGLPDMPGSELVRRLAQEHPGLPIIVASGYGAIDVGNDMPAGARLSFVQKPYELERLRTMLHDAGLTAAPGALS; from the coding sequence TTGATCCTGCTGCTCGAGGACAACGATCTCGACGCCGAATTGATGATCCATCAATTGGCCGAGTCCCTGCCCGCCACCCCGATACGCCGCGTGCACGACAAGCGCTCGTATATCGAGGCGCTGGGGTCGGACGACGTCTGTCTGGTGGTATGCGACTTCTCCCTGCCGGACATCGACGGCTGGGAAGCGCTGCTGATCGCGGTCGCCGAAAAGCCGGAAGTGCCGTTCATCTTCGTATCCGGCGTGATCGGCGAAGACCTGGCGGTCAAGGCGCTGAAGGCGGGCGCCACCGACTACGTGCTGAAACAGCGGCTGGACCGCCTGGGCGCGGCGGCGCGCCGGGCCATGTCCGAGGCCGAAGACCGGCGCGCGCGCCGCCTGGCCGAGGACGCGCTGCGTGACAGCGAGGCCCGCTTCCGCGCGCTGGCCGACAGCGCGCCGGCCCTGATCTGGGAAACCGACGCGGCCGGCGCCGTCACCTTCGTCAACCGCCATTTCGAAGTCATGTTCGGCCAAAGCAGCGACGCCATGCTGGGCGCGGGCTGGCACCGCATCATCTATCCTCCGGATCTGCCGATGATGCGCGCAACGTTCGACAAAGCCATCCGCGATGCCGCCGCCTTCGAGCAGGAAGCGCGCGCGGTGGACGCCAACGGACGTCTGCGCTGGCTCGATTGCCGCGCCGTGCCGCGCGTGGACCATGCCGGCCAGTTCCAGGGCTTGACCGGCATCAATGTCGACGTCACCGATGCCAAGCTCGCGCGCGACGAACTGGAGCACATGGTGCTCGCGCGCACCGCCGAACTCATGCAGACCAACGAGCGCCTGCTTGACGAGATGCGGCAGCGCGCCGACGCGGAAGCGGCCCGCACGCGCGTGGAGGAACAGCTGCGGCAAGCCCAGAAGATGGAAGCCTTCGGCCAGCTGACCGGGGGCGTGGCGCACGACTTCAACAACTTCCTGACCGTCATCCTGGGCAACCTCGAAACGCTGGAGCGCCAGCTTGCCGAGGAATCCGGCAAGCCGCACGATCCGCACAGGGTGGCCCTGGCCCTGCAGCATGCCAAACAGGGCGCGCAACGCGCCGCGGCGTTGACCCAGCGGCTGCTGGCTTTCGCGCGCCGCCAGCCGCTGCAGCCGCGACGCATCGACGTCAACACGCTGATCGCCGCCACCGCCGAAATCCTCACGCGCACGCTGGGCGAGCACGTCGATCTGCGCAGCGACCTGCAGGCCGACGTCTGGCCCATTCACGTCGATCCGCACATGATGGAAAGCGCCCTCCTGAACCTGGCGGTGAACGCGCGCGACGCGATGCCGGGCGGCGGCGAGATCGTCATCGAAACGCGCAACGTCGTGTTCGACGGGCGGCCGCCCTGCCCCATCGATGTGGCGCCCGGCGACTACGTGCGCGTGAGCATCCGCGACACGGGCACCGGCATTGCGCCGGAGATCCTGGAAAAAGTATTCGAGCCGTTTTTCACGACCAAGGACGTCGGCGTCGGAACCGGCCTGGGCCTGAGCCAGGTCTACGGGTTCGTCAAGCAATCGGGCGGGCACGTCGCCATCGACAGCACCGTGGGCGTGGGCACGGCGGTCCATCTGCATCTGCCGCGCTACACCGGCGTCGAGGCGCAAGCGGGCGAAGGCTCCGCCGACGCCGCCCTGCCTGCCGCCAAAGGCGAAGCCATCCTGGTCGTGGAAGACGACGAGGCCGTGCGCGCGCATTCGGCGGCCGTCCTGGCGGAACTGGGCTACACGGTTCACCAGGCCTGCGACGCCGCGTCGGCATTGCAATGCCTGCGCGCGCATCCGGAGATCGCCCTGCTGTTCACGGACGTTGGCTTGCCCAAGGGATTCAACGGGCCCGATCTGGCCGAGGCCGCGCGGCGTGCGCGGCCCGGGCTGCGGGTGCTGTATACGTCCGGCTACGCCGAAGGCCGCCTGACCCATGGCGGGCAGCTGCCTCCGGGTGTGGCCTTGATTCCCAAGCCCTTTACCTACACGGAATTGGCGCGGCGCGTGCGCACGATTCTGGACGATGGCGGCTTTGCCCGGGACGGCGCCGCACCGATGGAATCTGCTGCAGACAGCGGCCCCACGTTCGGGCAGGATGCGTTGTACCGGCACCCGGCGGACAGCGCCGCGGCGCAAACGGCACCGGTCGCGCCTGCCGTTCTGCCGGCGCAAACGGCGCAACCCGCGCAACCCGCGCAACCGGCCCAGGCCGCGCAATCGGCGTCCACGACCCGGACCTCCACCGTCCTGCTCGTCGAGGATGACGAACTCGTGCGCATGCTCACCACCGACGCGCTGACCGGATACGGTTTCGAGGTGGTGGAAGCGGACACCGCGAAAGCGGCGCTGGCATCCATGAAGTCCGGCGGCATCGGCGCGGCCATCGTGGATCTGGGACTGCCCGACATGCCGGGCAGCGAGCTTGTGCGCCGGCTGGCGCAGGAACATCCCGGGCTGCCGATCATCGTCGCCAGCGGGTATGGCGCCATCGACGTGGGGAACGATATGCCGGCCGGCGCGCGGCTGTCGTTCGTGCAGAAACCCTATGAACTGGAGCGCCTGCGCACGATGCTGCACGATGCCGGACTGACGGCGGCCCCCGGCGCACTCTCGTAG
- a CDS encoding biliverdin-producing heme oxygenase → MDVHATLRDATRDRHERLDRSLRIASPEATYEDYIAYLAALCGWLQPLEASLWARPWPPALQAARRRDKAARIQRDFEAARAAGMRVPAVPMCPALPDVTGSQAYALGVMYVIEGSQLGGRMMAKRFAAAWPAHRFHYLDGYGPDLGALWKDFTSFLASALRGPEDVNQAVAGACDAFDTLTDWLRRQGQ, encoded by the coding sequence ATGGACGTACACGCCACCTTGCGCGATGCGACGCGTGACCGGCATGAGCGTCTGGACCGGTCGCTGCGGATCGCCTCGCCCGAGGCGACCTATGAAGACTACATCGCCTATCTTGCGGCGCTGTGCGGATGGCTGCAGCCATTGGAAGCGTCCTTGTGGGCGCGCCCCTGGCCGCCCGCATTGCAGGCCGCGCGACGCCGCGACAAGGCGGCGCGCATCCAGCGCGATTTCGAGGCAGCAAGGGCGGCGGGCATGCGGGTGCCCGCCGTGCCGATGTGCCCCGCATTGCCCGACGTGACGGGTTCGCAGGCCTATGCGCTGGGCGTGATGTACGTGATCGAAGGGTCTCAGCTCGGGGGCCGGATGATGGCCAAGCGGTTCGCCGCGGCATGGCCGGCGCACCGCTTTCACTACCTGGACGGCTATGGACCCGATCTGGGCGCGCTTTGGAAGGACTTCACGTCCTTCCTGGCGTCGGCGCTACGCGGTCCGGAGGACGTGAACCAGGCCGTGGCGGGCGCCTGCGATGCTTTCGATACCTTGACGGACTGGCTGCGCCGCCAGGGGCAGTAG
- a CDS encoding tautomerase family protein — translation MPIIKVELLAGRSEDQKQAIAKRFTEVMKEEAGVKPESLHIVFHDVPASDWAVAGQLVSKRQNG, via the coding sequence ATGCCCATCATCAAAGTCGAACTGCTTGCCGGCCGCAGCGAAGATCAGAAGCAGGCCATCGCAAAACGCTTCACCGAAGTCATGAAGGAAGAGGCCGGCGTCAAGCCGGAGAGCCTGCACATCGTCTTCCATGACGTGCCGGCAAGCGATTGGGCGGTGGCGGGCCAGTTGGTGAGCAAACGCCAGAACGGATAG
- a CDS encoding winged helix-turn-helix domain-containing protein, translated as MDATPPFGAVQDGVRPAPIYRFADWTFDTRSRVLRRPDGLEVVLTGAECDVLLVFLTRPNQVLTREQLLRWTRGRDARPYDRTIDVQLSRLRRKLGDTPKAPAMIKTVRGGGYQFVARVQREGA; from the coding sequence ATGGACGCCACTCCTCCCTTTGGCGCCGTCCAGGACGGCGTTCGTCCCGCACCCATCTACCGCTTCGCCGATTGGACCTTCGACACGCGGTCGCGGGTGCTGCGCCGGCCGGACGGCCTGGAGGTTGTGCTGACGGGCGCCGAATGCGATGTATTGCTGGTTTTCCTGACGCGTCCCAACCAGGTGCTGACGCGCGAACAGTTGCTGCGGTGGACACGCGGGCGCGACGCCCGGCCGTACGACCGGACCATCGATGTGCAGCTCAGCCGCCTGCGGCGCAAACTGGGGGATACGCCCAAGGCGCCGGCGATGATCAAAACCGTGCGCGGCGGCGGCTACCAGTTCGTCGCCAGGGTGCAGCGCGAAGGCGCGTGA
- a CDS encoding 3-deoxy-D-arabino-heptulosonate 7-phosphate synthase, with protein MPTHAMPPSAPSLPPPLLAETLHRVARRYRLPAMEAVPPKPGQEGAAATVALTIEQARRTLAAGGVPDEASQSRFVDALARMIEDAMRTDAGDPVFQAMVLRHRFAQVREYASLSAHADADRRSVRAAVNKVAHPARPLPSLSEDHRQALARLHASAAAGDWPALADTARGLMTLGGRAQSDTLPRQPSLARLLDSPALERLRRLHDLAPDAQVRRYRSLWERQGPRSGSASAAAHGIASQQRGAAVEALATQAIASLAQRLAQAEDMPAAYRAVTSMRVPAAIRGERDRAKSEWDVVLLRRAGGAGDTPLWDICLLVEAKASADAATTDLPRLLRGLRLLAQADDREVYAFQTREGVVRLRGASLRTLGAAAAELRERVLYCCDAPADPAPRLLGAASRMQLLSAPPSVAFACRLAQGEPSDRGCLAPLWRELLESPRWHAVLHQYPTLRQVRDLMVHTDDLTAAIERIPPQAPSSV; from the coding sequence ATGCCGACGCACGCGATGCCGCCTTCAGCGCCTTCCCTGCCGCCGCCCCTGCTCGCCGAGACGCTTCACAGGGTCGCGCGGCGGTATCGGCTGCCCGCCATGGAAGCCGTGCCGCCCAAACCGGGACAGGAGGGGGCGGCCGCAACCGTGGCGTTGACCATCGAACAGGCCCGCCGGACCCTTGCGGCGGGCGGCGTACCGGACGAGGCGTCGCAAAGCCGCTTTGTCGACGCGCTGGCCAGGATGATCGAAGACGCGATGCGAACCGACGCCGGCGATCCCGTTTTCCAGGCCATGGTGCTGCGGCACCGGTTCGCCCAGGTGCGCGAATACGCATCGTTGTCCGCCCATGCCGACGCGGACCGCCGTTCGGTGCGCGCGGCGGTCAACAAGGTCGCCCACCCCGCCCGGCCCCTGCCCTCGCTGTCCGAGGACCACCGGCAGGCGCTGGCGCGCCTGCACGCAAGCGCGGCGGCCGGCGACTGGCCGGCGCTGGCCGACACGGCGCGAGGGCTGATGACGCTCGGGGGCCGCGCGCAGAGTGATACGCTGCCGCGGCAGCCCAGCCTGGCGCGCCTGCTCGACAGCCCGGCATTGGAGCGCCTGCGAAGGCTGCATGACCTGGCGCCGGATGCGCAGGTCCGCCGATACCGGTCGCTGTGGGAACGCCAGGGCCCGCGCTCCGGAAGCGCGAGCGCCGCCGCCCATGGCATAGCCTCGCAGCAGCGTGGCGCCGCGGTGGAGGCCCTGGCGACGCAGGCCATCGCGTCGCTGGCGCAACGGCTGGCGCAGGCGGAAGACATGCCGGCGGCGTATCGGGCGGTCACGTCAATGCGCGTGCCGGCCGCCATCCGGGGCGAGCGCGACCGCGCCAAAAGCGAATGGGACGTCGTCCTGTTGCGGCGGGCCGGCGGCGCCGGCGACACGCCGCTCTGGGACATCTGCCTGCTTGTGGAAGCCAAGGCCTCGGCGGATGCCGCCACCACGGACCTGCCCCGTCTGCTGCGAGGACTGCGCCTGCTTGCGCAGGCCGACGACCGCGAGGTTTACGCATTCCAGACCCGCGAAGGCGTCGTCCGCCTGCGCGGCGCGTCGCTGCGCACACTCGGCGCCGCGGCGGCGGAACTGCGCGAACGGGTGCTCTACTGCTGCGATGCGCCCGCCGACCCCGCCCCGCGCCTGCTTGGCGCGGCCAGCCGGATGCAGCTGTTATCGGCGCCGCCGAGCGTCGCCTTTGCGTGCAGACTGGCCCAAGGCGAACCCTCGGACCGCGGCTGTCTGGCGCCGCTGTGGCGGGAATTGCTGGAATCGCCGCGCTGGCACGCGGTGCTCCATCAATACCCCACGCTGCGCCAGGTCCGCGACCTGATGGTGCACACGGACGATCTGACGGCCGCGATCGAACGCATCCCGCCGCAGGCCCCATCATCCGTTTGA
- a CDS encoding VOC family protein, whose amino-acid sequence MASKNTVCLWYDGAALEAARFYAQTFPDSEVTAVHHAPGDYPSGKEGDVLMVEFTVMGIPCLGLNGGPVFQHNEAFSFQVATDDQAETDRFWHAIVDNGGRPNACGWCQDKWGISWQITPRALTEAVTDPDRAAAKRAFEAMMTMTKIDIAAIEAARRGG is encoded by the coding sequence ATGGCAAGCAAGAACACCGTATGCCTGTGGTACGACGGCGCCGCCCTGGAAGCCGCCCGGTTCTACGCTCAAACGTTTCCCGACAGCGAAGTCACGGCTGTCCATCACGCGCCCGGCGACTATCCATCAGGCAAGGAAGGCGATGTCCTGATGGTCGAGTTCACCGTGATGGGAATTCCCTGCCTGGGTCTGAATGGCGGACCCGTCTTCCAACACAACGAGGCGTTCTCGTTTCAGGTCGCCACCGACGACCAGGCCGAGACGGACCGATTCTGGCATGCGATCGTGGACAACGGCGGCAGGCCGAACGCCTGCGGCTGGTGCCAGGACAAATGGGGCATCTCCTGGCAGATCACGCCGCGCGCGCTGACCGAAGCGGTTACCGATCCGGACCGCGCCGCCGCCAAGCGTGCCTTCGAAGCCATGATGACGATGACCAAGATCGACATCGCGGCCATCGAAGCGGCCCGCCGCGGCGGTTGA
- a CDS encoding CerR family C-terminal domain-containing protein, which yields MTEAKRARRPAGSGYARGDETRLRIIEAAIERFGEAGFDGASTRDIAARAGVNAPALQYYFQSKEGLYRACAEHIAEDVRRTFDPAIERARQQLQADHAPADALIDAFTGIQDAMAERMFNPCGGPDLRLFFAREQAGHEPPIASDILQERVRKPLNEVCTALVARICGTAANDPRTVVRVFTLHGQLLIFNTIKRGALSLLGWQNVDASRAELIKETVREQTRTLLRMWAGAQGGGSARRGAGVAVKRAPRPRQ from the coding sequence ATGACGGAAGCCAAGCGCGCGCGCCGGCCGGCTGGCAGCGGTTATGCCCGGGGCGACGAAACCAGACTCAGGATCATCGAGGCCGCCATCGAGCGTTTTGGCGAAGCCGGTTTCGATGGCGCCTCCACCCGCGATATCGCGGCGCGGGCGGGGGTGAACGCGCCCGCGCTGCAGTACTACTTCCAGAGCAAGGAAGGCCTGTACCGCGCCTGCGCCGAACACATCGCGGAAGATGTCCGGCGGACTTTCGATCCCGCCATCGAGCGGGCCCGGCAGCAGTTGCAGGCGGACCATGCGCCCGCCGATGCGCTGATCGACGCCTTCACCGGCATCCAGGACGCCATGGCCGAACGCATGTTCAATCCGTGCGGCGGTCCGGATCTGCGCCTGTTCTTCGCCCGCGAGCAGGCGGGCCACGAGCCGCCCATCGCCAGCGACATCCTGCAGGAGCGGGTGCGCAAGCCGCTGAACGAGGTCTGTACGGCCCTGGTCGCGCGCATTTGCGGTACGGCCGCCAACGATCCCAGGACTGTGGTGCGCGTATTCACGCTGCACGGCCAGCTGCTGATCTTCAATACGATCAAGCGCGGCGCGCTATCGCTGCTCGGTTGGCAGAATGTCGACGCATCGCGCGCCGAGCTCATCAAGGAAACCGTGCGCGAACAAACGCGCACTTTGCTGCGCATGTGGGCCGGCGCGCAGGGTGGGGGTTCGGCGCGACGCGGCGCCGGTGTTGCCGTCAAGCGGGCGCCCCGGCCCAGGCAGTGA